The Pelodiscus sinensis isolate JC-2024 chromosome 10, ASM4963464v1, whole genome shotgun sequence genome has a segment encoding these proteins:
- the LOC102457772 gene encoding phospholipid scramblase family member 5 isoform X3, with product MLCSPLPATRKAFSFNLASFEEVTQAASWPLKLDQIIIHQQVELLEVILGTETCSKYEIKNHLGQRVYFAMEENGCFDRNFCSPIRSFTIRITDNTGREVITVNRPLRCNSCWFPCYMQELEVQSPPGTIVGYVVQKWDPLLPKFTILNESKEDVLKIIGPYATCSCFGDVDFEVKTLNEMSTIGKISKFWSGFVNNVFTNAANFGIQVPIDLDVKIKAIMIGACFLIDLMFFENSLDGL from the exons ATGCTGTGCTCCCCCCTTCCTGCAACAAGAAAAGCCTTTTCTTTTAACCTGGCTTCCTTTGAAGAAGTGACTCAGGCAGCTTCATGGCCTCTCAAG CTGGACCAGATAATCATTCACCAGCAGGTGGAGCTTCTTGAAG TCATACTTGGTACAGAGACCTGCAGCAAATATGAGATAAAAAACCATTTGGGACAAAGAGTTTACTTTGCAATGGAAGAAAATGGTTGCTTTGATCGTAATTTCTGTTCACCTATACGATCTTTCACCATAAGGATAACTGATAACACCGGTCGAGAGGTGATCACGGTGAATAGACCCTTGAGATGTAACAGCTGCTGGTTCCCTTGCTACATGCAAGAG TTGGAAGTTCAATCCCCTCCCGGTACAATAGTCGGCTACGTTGTCCAGAAGTGGGACCCTCTGCTACCTAAATTCACTATACTGAATGAGAGCAAAGAAGATGTATTGAAAATAATTGGCCCCTATGCAACATGCAGCTGTTTTGGTGATGTAGACTTTGAG GTAAAAACCCTTAATGAAATGTCCACAATTGGCAAGATTTCCAAATTTTGGTCTGGATTTGTAAACAATGTCTTTACCAATGCTGCTAACTTTGGGATCCAGGTTCCTATAGATCTTGACGTGAAAATTAAGGCTATAATGATTGGAGCATGTTTCCTCATA GATTTAATGTTCTTTGAGAACTCATTGGATGGATTATAA
- the LOC102457772 gene encoding phospholipid scramblase family member 5 isoform X2, whose amino-acid sequence MASQEPQGQINKIFQDYLPGSPDPPSQGKLIEPIKVWKHAPPPPSLPPGLEYLSQLDQIIIHQQVELLEVILGTETCSKYEIKNHLGQRVYFAMEENGCFDRNFCSPIRSFTIRITDNTGREVITVNRPLRCNSCWFPCYMQELEVQSPPGTIVGYVVQKWDPLLPKFTILNESKEDVLKIIGPYATCSCFGDVDFEVKTLNEMSTIGKISKFWSGFVNNVFTNAANFGIQVPIDLDVKIKAIMIGACFLIDLMFFENSLDGL is encoded by the exons ATGGCCTCTCAAG AGCCTCAAGGACAAATAAACAAAATCTTTCAGGATTATCTCCCAGGTTCTCCTGACCCTCCTAGTCAAGGCAAACTTATCGAACCTATAAAAGTCTGGAAACATGCACCACCGCCTCCCAGCTTGCCTCCTGGTCTGGAATACCTGAGCCAG CTGGACCAGATAATCATTCACCAGCAGGTGGAGCTTCTTGAAG TCATACTTGGTACAGAGACCTGCAGCAAATATGAGATAAAAAACCATTTGGGACAAAGAGTTTACTTTGCAATGGAAGAAAATGGTTGCTTTGATCGTAATTTCTGTTCACCTATACGATCTTTCACCATAAGGATAACTGATAACACCGGTCGAGAGGTGATCACGGTGAATAGACCCTTGAGATGTAACAGCTGCTGGTTCCCTTGCTACATGCAAGAG TTGGAAGTTCAATCCCCTCCCGGTACAATAGTCGGCTACGTTGTCCAGAAGTGGGACCCTCTGCTACCTAAATTCACTATACTGAATGAGAGCAAAGAAGATGTATTGAAAATAATTGGCCCCTATGCAACATGCAGCTGTTTTGGTGATGTAGACTTTGAG GTAAAAACCCTTAATGAAATGTCCACAATTGGCAAGATTTCCAAATTTTGGTCTGGATTTGTAAACAATGTCTTTACCAATGCTGCTAACTTTGGGATCCAGGTTCCTATAGATCTTGACGTGAAAATTAAGGCTATAATGATTGGAGCATGTTTCCTCATA GATTTAATGTTCTTTGAGAACTCATTGGATGGATTATAA
- the LOC102457772 gene encoding phospholipid scramblase family member 5 isoform X1 — translation MASQEPQGQINKIFQDYLPGSPDPPSQGKLIEPIKVWKHAPPPPSLPPGLEYLSQLDQIIIHQQVELLEVILGTETCSKYEIKNHLGQRVYFAMEENGCFDRNFCSPIRSFTIRITDNTGREVITVNRPLRCNSCWFPCYMQELEVQSPPGTIVGYVVQKWDPLLPKFTILNESKEDVLKIIGPYATCSCFGDVDFEVKTLNEMSTIGKISKFWSGFVNNVFTNAANFGIQVPIDLDVKIKAIMIGACFLIVSTQNQREKPRQAR, via the exons ATGGCCTCTCAAG AGCCTCAAGGACAAATAAACAAAATCTTTCAGGATTATCTCCCAGGTTCTCCTGACCCTCCTAGTCAAGGCAAACTTATCGAACCTATAAAAGTCTGGAAACATGCACCACCGCCTCCCAGCTTGCCTCCTGGTCTGGAATACCTGAGCCAG CTGGACCAGATAATCATTCACCAGCAGGTGGAGCTTCTTGAAG TCATACTTGGTACAGAGACCTGCAGCAAATATGAGATAAAAAACCATTTGGGACAAAGAGTTTACTTTGCAATGGAAGAAAATGGTTGCTTTGATCGTAATTTCTGTTCACCTATACGATCTTTCACCATAAGGATAACTGATAACACCGGTCGAGAGGTGATCACGGTGAATAGACCCTTGAGATGTAACAGCTGCTGGTTCCCTTGCTACATGCAAGAG TTGGAAGTTCAATCCCCTCCCGGTACAATAGTCGGCTACGTTGTCCAGAAGTGGGACCCTCTGCTACCTAAATTCACTATACTGAATGAGAGCAAAGAAGATGTATTGAAAATAATTGGCCCCTATGCAACATGCAGCTGTTTTGGTGATGTAGACTTTGAG GTAAAAACCCTTAATGAAATGTCCACAATTGGCAAGATTTCCAAATTTTGGTCTGGATTTGTAAACAATGTCTTTACCAATGCTGCTAACTTTGGGATCCAGGTTCCTATAGATCTTGACGTGAAAATTAAGGCTATAATGATTGGAGCATGTTTCCTCATAGTAAGTACACAAAACCAGAGGGAAAAGCCACGCCAAGCTAGGTAA